Proteins encoded within one genomic window of Bradyrhizobium sp. CB1717:
- a CDS encoding nitronate monooxygenase has translation MTSDRLQRFGDRLSLPLIAAPMFLVSGVELMVAACRSGVIGSFPTANCRSTEQLDAWLTEIEAQLLQHERQTGRKAAPLCPNLIVHRSNVRLEQDLAVLLRHKPEIVITSVGSPSPVLKPLHDAGALVFADVASIRHAERAAEAGADGLVLLTAGAGGQTGWLNPFAFVRAVRAFYAGIIVLAGGISDGRALHAAEVLGCDLGYMGTKFIATRESMADDRHKRMLVESSADDILLTTAFTGLQTSMLKPSIVAAGLDPDDLPARGAIDIAEDIDVAARESRPKRWRDIWSGGHSTSGVTDVLGVDDLVARTIAEYREAGGR, from the coding sequence GTGACGTCAGACCGACTGCAACGTTTCGGCGATCGTCTCAGCCTGCCGCTGATCGCAGCGCCGATGTTTCTGGTGTCGGGCGTCGAGCTCATGGTCGCAGCCTGCCGCAGCGGCGTGATCGGCAGCTTCCCCACTGCGAATTGCCGCAGCACGGAACAGCTCGACGCATGGCTCACTGAGATCGAAGCGCAACTGCTGCAGCACGAACGACAGACCGGCCGCAAGGCCGCGCCGCTCTGCCCGAACCTGATCGTGCACCGCTCCAACGTTCGGCTGGAGCAGGATCTCGCGGTCCTGCTGCGGCACAAGCCGGAGATCGTCATCACCTCGGTCGGCTCGCCGTCGCCGGTCTTGAAGCCGCTGCACGACGCCGGGGCGCTGGTGTTCGCGGACGTCGCCTCGATCCGCCATGCCGAACGCGCGGCGGAAGCGGGGGCGGACGGGCTCGTGCTGCTCACCGCGGGCGCGGGCGGACAGACCGGCTGGCTCAATCCGTTCGCCTTCGTCCGCGCGGTGCGCGCGTTCTACGCCGGCATCATCGTGCTCGCGGGCGGCATCAGCGATGGCCGCGCGCTGCACGCCGCGGAGGTGCTCGGCTGCGATCTCGGCTACATGGGCACGAAGTTCATCGCGACGCGCGAGAGCATGGCGGATGACCGTCACAAGCGGATGCTGGTCGAGAGTAGTGCAGACGACATCCTGCTCACCACCGCGTTCACGGGGCTTCAGACCAGCATGTTGAAGCCGTCGATCGTCGCTGCGGGTCTCGACCCCGACGATTTGCCGGCGCGCGGCGCGATCGACATCGCAGAGGATATCGACGTCGCCGCGCGCGAGAGCCGGCCCAAGCGCTGGCGCGACATCTGGAGCGGCGGGCACTCCACGTCGGGAGTCACCGATGTGCTCGGGGTCGATGATCTCGTCGCGCGGACGATCGCGGAATACCGCGAGGCAGGCGGGCGGTAA
- a CDS encoding glucan ABC transporter ATP-binding protein/ permease yields the protein MSILRLYSRVLELLGKEARLGWLLAVANLLLAASQFAEPVLFGRIVDVLSGKTVAGSSSAWPFLAAWVAFGLFTIACSALVALQADRLSHRQRQAVLTDYFEHILQLPLTFHSGTHSGRLMKVMLNGTDALWRLWLGFFREHFAAILSVVVLLPLSLYLNWRLAILLFVLCIVFTALTTFVVRKTFGMQMEVEEHYSELSARASDALGNVALVQSFVRVESEVKGLRSVADDLLAAQMPVLSWWALVTVITRASTTITVLAIFTLGIALHDQGLTSVGEIVMFVSFATMLIQKLEQVVSFINNVFMEAPRLREFFNVLDAVPAVHDRPDAIDAGRLSGLVEFNDVTFSYDGKRPAIEDLTFTALPGQTIALVGPTGAGKSTAIALLHRAFDPQSGFIKIDGMDVRGVTLTSLRRNIGVVFQEALLFNRSIEENLRVGKPDATEAEMRKAAERAQALDFIERSGGFATNAGERGRMLSGGERQRLSIARALLKDPPILILDEATSALDAVTEVKVNAALDEVMKGRTTFVIAHRLSTIRNATRILVFENGRVIETGTFDELVAKGGHFAEMAKAQFMVQENARASVTAAEAAATAAKSP from the coding sequence ATGTCCATTCTCCGTCTCTACTCCCGCGTTCTCGAGCTACTCGGCAAGGAGGCACGGCTGGGCTGGCTGCTCGCGGTCGCCAACCTCCTGCTCGCCGCCTCGCAATTCGCGGAACCCGTGCTGTTCGGCCGGATCGTCGACGTGCTCTCAGGCAAGACCGTTGCCGGCTCAAGCTCGGCCTGGCCGTTCCTGGCCGCCTGGGTGGCGTTCGGGCTGTTCACCATCGCCTGCAGCGCGCTCGTCGCCCTGCAGGCCGACCGGCTCTCGCACCGCCAGCGCCAGGCGGTGCTGACCGACTATTTCGAGCACATCCTGCAGCTGCCGCTGACCTTCCACTCCGGCACCCATTCGGGCCGGCTGATGAAGGTGATGCTCAACGGCACCGATGCGCTGTGGCGGCTGTGGCTCGGCTTCTTCCGCGAGCATTTCGCCGCGATCCTCTCGGTCGTGGTGCTGCTGCCGCTGTCGCTGTACCTGAACTGGCGGCTCGCGATCCTGCTGTTCGTGCTCTGCATCGTCTTCACCGCGCTGACGACCTTCGTGGTGCGCAAGACCTTCGGCATGCAGATGGAAGTCGAGGAGCACTACAGCGAGCTCTCTGCCCGCGCCTCCGACGCGCTCGGCAACGTCGCGCTGGTGCAGAGCTTCGTCCGTGTCGAATCCGAGGTGAAGGGGCTGCGCTCCGTCGCCGACGATCTGCTGGCGGCGCAGATGCCGGTGCTGTCCTGGTGGGCGCTCGTCACCGTCATCACGCGCGCCTCGACCACCATCACGGTGCTCGCGATCTTCACCCTCGGCATCGCGCTGCACGACCAGGGGCTGACCTCGGTCGGCGAGATCGTGATGTTCGTGAGCTTCGCGACGATGCTGATCCAGAAGCTCGAGCAGGTCGTGAGCTTCATCAACAACGTCTTCATGGAGGCGCCGCGCCTGCGTGAGTTCTTCAACGTGCTCGACGCCGTGCCCGCCGTCCACGACCGGCCCGACGCGATCGATGCCGGCCGGCTGTCCGGCCTCGTCGAGTTCAACGACGTCACCTTCTCCTATGACGGCAAGCGGCCGGCGATCGAGGACCTCACCTTCACCGCACTGCCCGGGCAGACGATCGCGCTGGTCGGCCCGACCGGCGCCGGCAAATCCACCGCGATCGCGCTCTTGCACCGCGCCTTCGATCCGCAATCCGGCTTCATCAAGATCGACGGCATGGACGTCCGCGGCGTGACGCTGACCTCGCTGCGGCGAAACATCGGCGTCGTGTTCCAGGAAGCACTGCTGTTCAACCGCTCGATCGAGGAGAATTTGCGCGTCGGCAAGCCGGATGCGACCGAGGCCGAAATGCGCAAGGCCGCCGAGCGCGCGCAGGCGCTCGATTTCATCGAGCGCAGCGGCGGCTTTGCGACCAATGCCGGCGAGCGCGGCCGCATGCTCTCGGGCGGCGAGCGCCAGCGCCTCTCGATCGCCCGCGCGCTGCTGAAGGATCCGCCGATCCTGATCCTGGACGAGGCCACCTCCGCGCTCGACGCCGTCACCGAGGTCAAGGTGAACGCTGCTCTCGACGAAGTGATGAAGGGCCGTACCACCTTCGTGATCGCCCATCGCCTCTCCACCATCCGCAACGCCACGCGGATCCTGGTGTTCGAGAATGGACGCGTGATCGAAACCGGAACTTTCGATGAACTCGTGGCCAAAGGCGGCCATTTTGCCGAGATGGCCAAGGCCCAGTTCATGGTCCAGGAGAACGCACGGGCCAGCGTGACGGCCGCCGAGGCTGCCGCGACAGCTGCCAAATCCCCCTAG
- a CDS encoding GMC family oxidoreductase N-terminal domain-containing protein, giving the protein MYDTIIVGAGSAGCVLANRLSADPHRKVLVLEAGRAAPRASDIPSDWPTMFNTAVDWGYYTEPQPGCRGRRIFWPRGKMIGGSGAMNAMIYIRGLPSDYDGWARAGCAGWAWRDVLPKFIAFESNARFTDSPFHGTRGPLHVADVPYVDPNELKWLEAALGAGLPHNPDFNGATQEGAGFFQFVIKDGERFGTGKAYLRPALARTNLTLKTGVRVIRIIIERSRAIGVEYLENGQPKSAFATTEVVLASGAIGSAQQLLLSGVGPADELKAVGVDVVHDLPGVGRDLQDHINIPVTFYTKEKIGVGAWTEQSLAANLAEWETSRSGPRTSPWVAAGAHVQSRPDVEPDLQLYGAISPHRDYVRFLSSRPGITLHATLQRPNSRGRITLRSADPIEHPAIDPGYFASDASGSDIATMIEGVRINRRIAAQSPLKEMIEGEITPSAEAVSDAEIADYIRGHCTTLYHAASTCRMGTDDLAVVDPQRLQVRGLDGLHVADASVIPIMISGNIQTPTILIAECAAAAILG; this is encoded by the coding sequence ATGTACGACACCATCATCGTAGGCGCCGGCTCGGCCGGCTGCGTATTGGCCAACCGGCTGTCGGCCGATCCGCACCGCAAGGTGCTGGTGCTGGAGGCCGGCCGGGCTGCGCCGCGCGCGTCCGACATTCCCTCGGACTGGCCGACGATGTTCAACACGGCGGTCGACTGGGGCTATTACACCGAACCGCAACCGGGCTGCCGCGGCCGGCGCATCTTCTGGCCGCGTGGAAAAATGATCGGCGGCTCCGGCGCGATGAACGCGATGATCTATATCCGCGGCCTGCCGTCCGATTACGACGGCTGGGCGCGGGCGGGCTGCGCAGGCTGGGCCTGGCGCGACGTGCTGCCAAAGTTCATCGCCTTCGAGAGCAATGCACGCTTCACCGACAGTCCCTTCCATGGCACGCGCGGTCCCCTGCACGTGGCGGACGTTCCCTATGTCGACCCGAACGAGCTGAAATGGCTGGAGGCAGCGCTAGGTGCGGGGCTGCCGCACAATCCCGACTTCAATGGCGCGACCCAGGAAGGGGCAGGCTTCTTCCAGTTCGTCATCAAGGACGGCGAGCGTTTCGGCACCGGCAAGGCCTATTTGCGCCCGGCGCTGGCGCGCACCAATCTCACGCTGAAGACGGGCGTGCGTGTCATCCGCATCATCATCGAGCGCTCCCGCGCGATCGGCGTCGAATATCTCGAGAATGGGCAGCCGAAGAGCGCCTTCGCCACCACCGAAGTGGTGCTCGCCTCCGGCGCCATCGGATCGGCACAGCAACTCCTGCTGTCAGGCGTCGGCCCGGCCGACGAATTGAAGGCGGTCGGCGTGGATGTCGTGCACGATCTGCCGGGCGTCGGCCGCGATCTCCAGGATCACATCAACATTCCCGTCACCTTCTACACGAAGGAGAAGATCGGCGTCGGCGCCTGGACGGAGCAGAGCCTGGCCGCAAACCTTGCCGAGTGGGAAACCAGCCGCAGCGGTCCGCGCACCTCGCCCTGGGTCGCCGCCGGCGCGCATGTGCAAAGCCGCCCCGACGTCGAGCCGGACCTGCAGCTCTACGGCGCGATCAGCCCGCACCGCGACTACGTCCGCTTCCTGTCGTCCAGGCCGGGCATCACCCTGCATGCGACGTTGCAGCGGCCGAACAGCCGCGGCCGGATCACGCTGCGCTCGGCCGATCCGATCGAACATCCCGCGATCGACCCCGGCTACTTCGCATCAGATGCGAGCGGCAGCGACATCGCGACCATGATCGAAGGCGTGCGCATCAACCGCCGCATCGCCGCGCAATCGCCGCTGAAGGAGATGATCGAGGGGGAGATCACGCCCAGCGCGGAAGCTGTCAGCGACGCCGAGATCGCCGACTACATCCGCGGTCATTGCACAACGCTCTATCATGCCGCCTCGACCTGCCGCATGGGCACGGATGATCTGGCCGTCGTCGATCCGCAGCGGTTGCAGGTGCGCGGCCTCGACGGCCTTCATGTCGCCGACGCCTCGGTGATCCCGATCATGATCTCAGGTAATATCCAGACGCCGACGATCCTGATTGCCGAATGTGCAGCGGCCGCGATTCTCGGCTAG
- a CDS encoding ABC transporter substrate-binding protein: protein MSGFKTIVLRGLLALAISLAALTAREVTAAESAAPSTAIHFTFDRPVDASMAPFFLAAKDGKFGAEHLNVSFNTAPGSPEALARVAKGDSELALVDINELIRFRDKEDAAPIKAVFVLFNRAPYAIVARRSRGIHILPDLDGKTVGVADGDLSMRLWPALALQNNINASRVKFHKISAAVREPILSAGQVDAVAGFSHLSAVNLRDRGVPGGDLVVLRYADYGCEAYGFAVVANPAFAAAKPDVVKGFVRALIGGINATVKEPARAADEAASRIEDGDRELELERLRTVLVDNILTDEVKRNGLGGIDPARLQRSIDQIAQDFKFRKRPAAGDIFDDRFLPPVESRLIN from the coding sequence ATGTCAGGATTCAAGACGATCGTCCTTCGCGGCCTGCTGGCCCTTGCTATCTCGCTCGCCGCGCTGACTGCGCGCGAGGTCACAGCGGCCGAGAGCGCCGCTCCCTCCACGGCGATCCACTTCACCTTCGACCGTCCCGTCGATGCCAGCATGGCGCCATTCTTCCTTGCCGCGAAAGACGGCAAGTTCGGCGCCGAGCATCTCAATGTGTCGTTCAACACCGCGCCCGGATCGCCGGAGGCGCTTGCGCGTGTCGCCAAGGGCGACAGCGAGCTCGCATTGGTCGACATCAACGAGCTGATCCGCTTTCGCGACAAGGAGGATGCGGCGCCGATCAAGGCGGTGTTCGTGCTGTTCAACCGCGCACCCTACGCGATCGTCGCGCGCAGGAGCCGCGGCATCCACATCCTGCCCGACCTCGACGGCAAGACCGTCGGCGTCGCCGACGGCGATCTGTCGATGCGGCTGTGGCCGGCGCTGGCGCTGCAGAACAACATCAACGCTTCGCGCGTGAAATTTCACAAGATCAGCGCCGCGGTGCGCGAGCCGATCCTGTCCGCAGGACAGGTCGATGCCGTCGCCGGCTTCAGCCATCTCTCGGCGGTGAACCTGCGCGACCGCGGCGTGCCCGGCGGCGATCTCGTCGTGCTGCGTTATGCCGACTATGGTTGCGAAGCCTATGGCTTTGCCGTGGTGGCCAATCCCGCCTTCGCCGCGGCGAAGCCGGACGTCGTGAAGGGTTTCGTCCGCGCCCTGATCGGCGGCATCAATGCAACGGTCAAAGAGCCGGCGCGCGCGGCGGACGAGGCCGCAAGCCGCATCGAGGATGGCGACCGCGAGCTCGAGCTGGAGCGCCTGCGCACCGTGCTCGTCGACAACATCCTGACCGACGAGGTCAAGCGCAACGGCCTCGGCGGCATCGATCCGGCGCGCCTGCAGCGCTCGATCGACCAGATCGCCCAGGACTTCAAATTCCGCAAGCGGCCGGCAGCGGGCGATATCTTCGATGACCGGTTCCTGCCGCCGGTCGAGAGCCGGCTCATCAATTGA
- a CDS encoding thioesterase family protein: protein MPPIYRVDGNSVVTSPDAAGPWDRRMQHGSAPASLVTWAAERIPTPVAMDIARVTIDLMRPVPVAPLTIATEVLREGRKIQLCEIKLLADGVQVVGATVLKIRRQAQALPDDVKDLPVTLPSPEDSLIEDGHAATSPFVRSVSMRAARGRFGQAGAGAIWFRVDHPLIEGEAISQAMRAVVAADFSNGTASTLDFRAWTYINADLTVSFARQPVGEWILLDGDSWIGPDGAGLAMSRLADRQGYFGRAVQSLVIEKR from the coding sequence ATGCCCCCCATCTACCGCGTCGACGGCAACAGCGTCGTCACCAGCCCGGACGCTGCCGGTCCCTGGGACCGGCGCATGCAGCACGGCTCGGCGCCGGCGTCGCTGGTGACATGGGCGGCTGAGCGCATCCCGACGCCTGTTGCGATGGACATCGCGCGCGTCACCATCGATCTGATGCGGCCGGTCCCGGTGGCGCCGCTCACGATTGCGACCGAAGTGCTGCGCGAGGGCCGCAAGATCCAGCTCTGCGAGATCAAGCTGCTCGCCGACGGCGTGCAGGTGGTCGGCGCTACCGTGCTCAAGATCAGGCGCCAGGCGCAGGCGCTGCCCGACGATGTCAAGGATCTGCCGGTCACGCTGCCGTCTCCGGAGGACTCGCTCATCGAAGACGGTCACGCCGCCACCAGTCCGTTCGTGCGGTCGGTCTCGATGCGCGCCGCGCGCGGCCGCTTCGGCCAGGCCGGTGCCGGCGCGATCTGGTTTCGTGTCGACCATCCCCTGATCGAGGGCGAGGCCATCTCGCAGGCCATGCGCGCCGTGGTCGCCGCCGACTTCTCCAACGGCACCGCCTCGACGCTCGATTTCCGCGCCTGGACCTACATCAACGCCGATCTCACCGTGAGCTTTGCGCGCCAGCCGGTCGGCGAATGGATCCTGCTCGACGGCGACTCCTGGATCGGCCCTGACGGCGCGGGTCTTGCGATGTCGCGGCTTGCCGACCGGCAGGGCTATTTCGGCCGCGCTGTGCAAAGTCTGGTGATCGAGAAGCGGTAA
- the hisE gene encoding phosphoribosyl-ATP diphosphatase translates to MSDSLERLYLAVLAARDLDPATSRTARLFQRGPSKMAKKLAEEAIEVVIDAVNGDSEAVIRESADLLYNLTVLWASAGVRPEDVWREMTRREDMLGIAEKLPKSPMKLPKVASPRVAARRPIVALESRTARKRH, encoded by the coding sequence ATGAGTGATTCGCTTGAGCGGCTATATCTGGCTGTGCTCGCGGCCAGGGATCTTGATCCGGCAACATCGCGTACAGCCCGGCTGTTTCAGCGCGGCCCCTCCAAAATGGCGAAGAAGCTGGCCGAAGAGGCCATCGAAGTCGTGATCGATGCGGTCAACGGCGACAGCGAGGCCGTGATCCGGGAAAGCGCCGACCTGCTCTACAATCTGACCGTGCTGTGGGCCTCGGCCGGCGTGCGCCCCGAGGACGTCTGGCGCGAGATGACGCGGCGGGAAGACATGCTCGGCATTGCCGAGAAGCTACCGAAATCACCAATGAAACTGCCCAAAGTCGCCTCACCGCGCGTGGCCGCCAGGCGGCCAATTGTCGCGCTCGAGAGCCGCACTGCGCGCAAGCGCCACTAA
- a CDS encoding YqaA family protein, whose translation MVLHRGAMLKRIYDWCIDAAHKPYALWIMGAVAFAESSFFPVPPDVMLIPMSLARPQRAWVYAAVCTITSVLGGLLGYAIGALLFDSVGHWLIQVYGLGDKVEAFRASYAEWGAVIILLKGLTPIPYKLVTITSGFAGYNLVLFTLCSIVARGGRFFIVAILLNRYGDWIRHKLEEHLGLWVAIGAIVLVLGFVVAVKLI comes from the coding sequence ATGGTGCTTCATCGCGGCGCCATGCTGAAACGTATCTACGACTGGTGCATCGACGCCGCCCACAAGCCCTACGCGCTCTGGATCATGGGAGCCGTGGCTTTCGCAGAAAGCTCCTTCTTTCCGGTTCCGCCGGATGTGATGCTGATCCCGATGTCACTGGCGCGCCCGCAGCGCGCCTGGGTCTATGCCGCGGTCTGCACGATCACATCGGTGCTCGGCGGCCTCCTCGGCTACGCCATCGGCGCGCTGCTGTTCGACTCTGTCGGTCACTGGCTGATCCAGGTCTACGGCCTCGGCGACAAGGTCGAGGCCTTCCGCGCCTCCTATGCCGAGTGGGGCGCGGTGATCATCCTGCTCAAGGGGCTGACGCCGATCCCCTACAAGCTCGTCACCATCACCTCGGGCTTTGCCGGCTATAATCTCGTTCTCTTCACCCTGTGCTCGATCGTCGCGCGCGGCGGACGCTTCTTCATCGTGGCGATCCTGCTCAACCGCTATGGCGACTGGATCCGGCACAAGCTCGAGGAGCATCTCGGATTGTGGGTGGCGATCGGCGCCATCGTGCTGGTGCTCGGCTTCGTGGTGGCGGTCAAGCTGATCTAA
- a CDS encoding nitronate monooxygenase family protein → MSMPALFKGRLSIPVIGSPLFIISVPDLVIAQCKAGVVGSFPALNARPPELLDEWLARITEELAAHDRAHPDKPSAPFAVNQIVHKSNNRLDHDMQLCAKYKVPMIISSLGAREELNQAVHGWGGIVFHDVINQKFAHKAIEKGADGLILVAAGAGGHAGTISPLAFVAETRKWFDGPIALSGAIGNGKAIRAARILGADFAYIGSAFIATKEANAVEKYKEMIAGSTADDIVYSNLFTGVHGNYLKPSILAAGMDPENLPTSDPSKMNFGTDASGERAKPKAWKEIWGSGQGIGSVEGIVPAAEMIARFKKEYDEAIDPPL, encoded by the coding sequence ATGTCCATGCCTGCCTTGTTCAAGGGACGCCTGTCGATCCCCGTGATCGGCTCGCCGCTCTTCATCATCTCGGTGCCCGATCTCGTGATCGCGCAGTGCAAGGCGGGTGTGGTCGGCTCGTTTCCGGCGCTGAACGCGCGGCCGCCGGAGCTGCTCGACGAATGGCTGGCGCGGATCACCGAAGAGCTCGCCGCCCATGACCGCGCGCATCCCGACAAGCCGTCGGCGCCGTTCGCGGTCAATCAGATCGTGCACAAGTCGAACAACCGGCTCGATCACGACATGCAGCTCTGCGCCAAGTACAAGGTGCCGATGATCATCTCTTCGCTCGGTGCGCGCGAGGAGCTGAACCAGGCCGTGCACGGCTGGGGCGGCATCGTCTTCCACGACGTGATCAACCAGAAATTCGCGCACAAGGCGATCGAGAAGGGCGCCGACGGCCTGATCCTGGTCGCGGCCGGCGCCGGCGGTCATGCGGGCACGATCTCGCCGCTGGCTTTCGTTGCAGAGACGCGCAAGTGGTTCGACGGTCCGATCGCGCTGTCGGGCGCCATCGGCAACGGCAAGGCGATCCGCGCCGCGCGCATCTTGGGGGCCGACTTCGCCTATATCGGCTCGGCCTTCATCGCGACCAAGGAGGCCAACGCGGTCGAGAAGTACAAGGAGATGATCGCGGGCTCGACGGCCGACGACATCGTCTATTCCAACCTCTTCACCGGCGTGCACGGCAATTATCTGAAGCCCTCGATCCTCGCCGCCGGCATGGATCCGGAAAACCTGCCGACGTCAGATCCCTCCAAGATGAACTTCGGCACCGACGCCTCCGGCGAGCGCGCCAAGCCGAAGGCGTGGAAAGAGATCTGGGGCTCGGGCCAGGGCATCGGCAGCGTCGAGGGCATCGTGCCCGCCGCCGAGATGATCGCGCGCTTCAAGAAGGAATATGACGAAGCGATCGATCCGCCGTTGTGA
- a CDS encoding cysteine rich repeat-containing protein, producing MKISALAALLLAATILPAAAQSGPTPQEQMACRSDASKFCAEHIGKPPQMNACLRENKPKLSDGCRKVVEAHGG from the coding sequence ATGAAGATTTCAGCTCTTGCCGCACTGCTGCTTGCCGCCACCATCCTGCCCGCCGCAGCGCAATCCGGTCCGACGCCACAGGAGCAGATGGCCTGCCGCAGCGATGCCAGCAAGTTCTGCGCCGAGCACATCGGCAAACCGCCGCAGATGAACGCCTGCCTGCGCGAGAACAAGCCGAAGCTTTCGGACGGCTGCCGCAAGGTGGTGGAAGCACACGGGGGCTGA
- a CDS encoding aspartate ammonia-lyase, with product MSRTEQDFLGQREIADDIYYGVQTIRGKENFHITGIPMNQEPYFVKALGYVKKAAAMANRDLGAIDARVADAIILGCDRVTAGDMMDQFVTDFIQGGAGTSTNMNANEVIANLALESLGFAKGDYQHVSPNDHVNYGQSTNDTYPTAFRLALILRLESYMTALRQLQEAFFAKGREFDRVLKMGRTHLQDAVPMSLGAEFRGWGTTIGEEVDRISEARTLLREINLGATAIGTSVTAAVGYPKLAVRHLSALTGVDFILAGDLVEATSDTGAYVQLSGVLKRTASKLTKICNDIRLLASGPRAGFNEINLPQLQPGSSIMPGKVNPVIPEVVNQTSFLVIGLDTTVTLAASAGQLQLNVMEPVISFALFFSIRTMERAVNSLRENCVVGITANEEHTRNMVLNSLGIVTVLKPLLGYKQCAEIAREGYKSGKSLHQIVVVERKLLTQEKWDEMFSFERLINPDLIG from the coding sequence ATGAGCCGTACGGAGCAGGATTTCCTCGGACAGCGTGAGATCGCCGACGACATCTACTACGGCGTCCAGACCATCCGGGGGAAGGAGAACTTCCACATTACCGGCATTCCAATGAACCAGGAGCCTTACTTCGTGAAGGCGCTTGGTTATGTGAAGAAGGCCGCCGCGATGGCCAACCGCGATCTTGGCGCGATCGACGCCAGGGTGGCCGATGCGATCATCCTCGGCTGCGACCGCGTCACCGCCGGCGACATGATGGACCAGTTCGTCACCGACTTCATCCAGGGCGGCGCCGGCACATCGACCAACATGAACGCCAACGAGGTGATCGCCAACCTCGCGCTGGAATCGCTCGGCTTTGCCAAGGGCGACTATCAGCACGTCAGCCCCAACGATCACGTCAATTACGGCCAGTCGACCAACGACACTTATCCGACCGCCTTCCGCCTCGCGCTGATCCTGCGGCTCGAGAGCTACATGACGGCATTGCGGCAGCTCCAGGAAGCCTTCTTCGCCAAGGGCCGCGAGTTCGACCGCGTGCTGAAGATGGGCCGCACGCATTTGCAGGACGCGGTGCCGATGTCGCTCGGCGCCGAATTCCGGGGCTGGGGCACCACGATCGGCGAGGAGGTCGATCGCATCTCCGAGGCGCGGACGCTGCTGCGCGAGATCAATCTCGGCGCCACCGCGATCGGCACCTCCGTGACCGCCGCGGTCGGCTATCCCAAGCTCGCGGTCCGACACCTGAGCGCGCTCACCGGCGTCGACTTCATCCTCGCCGGCGACCTCGTCGAGGCGACCTCGGATACCGGCGCTTATGTGCAATTGTCCGGTGTGCTGAAGCGCACGGCGAGCAAGCTGACCAAGATCTGCAACGACATCCGCCTGCTCGCTTCAGGCCCGCGCGCCGGCTTCAACGAGATCAACCTGCCGCAGCTGCAGCCGGGCTCCTCGATCATGCCGGGCAAGGTCAATCCGGTCATTCCCGAGGTCGTCAACCAGACCAGCTTCCTCGTCATCGGCCTCGACACCACGGTGACGCTGGCGGCAAGCGCCGGCCAGCTCCAGCTCAACGTGATGGAGCCGGTGATCTCGTTCGCGCTGTTCTTCTCGATCCGCACCATGGAGCGCGCGGTCAACAGCCTGCGCGAGAACTGCGTCGTCGGCATCACCGCCAACGAGGAGCACACCCGCAACATGGTGCTGAACTCGCTCGGCATCGTCACGGTGCTGAAGCCGCTGCTCGGCTACAAGCAGTGCGCCGAGATCGCGCGCGAGGGCTACAAGAGCGGCAAGTCGCTGCACCAGATCGTCGTGGTCGAGCGCAAGCTGCTGACGCAGGAGAAGTGGGACGAGATGTTCTCGTTCGAGCGGCTGATCAACCCGGATTTGATCGGGTAG